A DNA window from Ostrea edulis chromosome 5, xbOstEdul1.1, whole genome shotgun sequence contains the following coding sequences:
- the LOC125652518 gene encoding blastula protease 10-like: MVNITSGITTTNMFAIIFPSLLISFAFVHSNPISASNKVGDWNSVHNDLEEIERALLKLGTKTSDGVLIPNASMNNFINHKKPRVRKIKTKHVHKPAEQEGLEFESDMSLSPEEKEDLQEMESRGRFRRKAVANEMKLWPNGVVYYELSSGLDQQAITNIKSAMKLWEDATCLRFREYRRQSGSSDRIIFVRSQGCQSPIGRRGGPQEIMIGEYCKESVGSIAHEIAHSFGFYHEHSRPDRDEHVTIYKNNIKQGFEMDFQKFGVRSIEDIEPYDVSSVMHYGPTYMSKDGQSKTIVPRIKNLMNTMGQRNVLSFLDIKTANDLYKCAASCPVQLNCKNKGYVGPNCACLCPQGLTGRDCSEVVQSNTNCGGELTETSGTFTSPNYPGDYSPYAECMWVIKGPPGSRISLTIEDFRVEDDATCYFDWLEVFLGGPHIGGARFCGERQGGVNMPPRTMEYPGNTLLVRLHADDSNEYTGFRARYTIHT, from the exons aTGGTTAATATCACCTCAGGcataacaacaacaaacatgttCGCGATTATTTTCCCAAGTCTTCTGATTAGTTTTGCATTCGTTCATTCTAATCCAATTTCCGCAAGCAACAAA GTCGGCGACTGGAATTCGGTTCACAATGATCTGGAGGAAATCGAACGCGCTTTACTAAAACTTGGCACTAAGACATCAGATGGCGTTCTCATTCCTAAT GCATCGATGAATAATTTTATTAACCACAAGAAACCAAGGGTTcgtaaaatcaaaacaaaacatgtcCATAAGCCTGCAGAACAAGAAGGACTGGAGTTCGAATCCGATATGTCACTCTCACCGGAGGAAAAAGAGGATCTGCAAGAAATGGAATCCAGGGGACGTTTCCGGAGAAAGGCGGTGGCCAATGAAATGAAGCTGTGGCCAAACGGGGTAGTTTATTACGAGCTGTCAAGTGGACTAG ACCAACAAGCCATTACGAATATCAAATCCGCCATGAAGCTCTGGGAGGACGCCACTTGTTTGAGATTCAGGGAATACAGACGGCAATCGGGGTCCTCGGATAGGATTATATTCGTTCGTTCACAAGG atgccAATCTCCCATCGGACGACGAGGTGGACCTCAAGAAATAATGATCGGAGAATACTGCAAAGAATCG GTTGGATCTATTGCCCACGAAATTGCACATAGCTTTGGGTTTTATCACGAACACTCTCGACCAGACAGAGACGAACATGTGACGATTTACAAGAATAATATAAAGCAAGGTTTCGAGATGGACTTCCAAAAATTCGGTGTTCGAAGCATAGAAGATATCGAGCCTTACGATGTGTCGTCTGTTATGCATTATGGTCCGACG TATATGAGTAAAGATGGGCAGTCAAAAACAATCGTGCCACGTATTAAGAATCTGATGAACACAATGGGTCAGCGAAATGTACTAAGTTTTCTGGACATTAAAACAGCCAACGATCTATACAAATGTGCAG CAAGTTGTCCAGTACAACTGAACTGTAAAAACAAAGGCTATGTTGGACCTAACTGCGCATGCCTCTGTCCTCAAGGGCTGACCGGAAGGGACTGCTCAGAAGTTGTCCAGAGCAACACCA ATTGTGGAGGCGAGTTAACGGAGACCAGTGGGACCTTCACGTCCCCTAATTATCCCGGGGATTACTCTCCGTATGCGGAATGTATGTGGGTCATCAAG GGACCCCCGGGATCTAGAATTTCACTCACAATAGAGGACTTCAGGGTCGAAGATGACGCCACGTGTTACTTTGACTGGTTGGAAGTGTTTCTAGGAGGACCTCACATAGGGGGCGCTAG attttgcGGTGAAAGACAAGGTGGTGTGAACATGCCCCCGCGAACAATGGAGTACCCTGGTAACACCCTGTTAGTCCGCCTGCACGCTGACGACTCCAACGAGTACACGGGTTTCCGGGCCAGATACACCATACATACATAG